atAAGGGGGTATAATAATaaggagtgggctttgagaaaaactgtggctgaagctcaagaagtagtaccggaaaagaaaaagaggaagactacatataaaaataagaaaatatcataagacctttaacaaaattcgttagaagtagatggtatcaaaaagaaaggctctacaaaaagaagtgagatcccatcaaaaacatcctgtaaaaaacccaagtctcgcagctcagtctttctaccgtcaaaagttgtgagatccatgtaataccaagtcggttaatctatttagtgtctacttgaaggaccttttgtcttaagttattacataagttattatcataccaatattaaaaatatttaacgttttaaacaaatagatcgacttggacatcgcatgaaaacaaaatgaatattacaatattatattagattctttagtctctcgcgcctcacgcgattgaaactctcgttcctgttggtcgctggcccgtcgtgctgtgtagtgtgatacatactaataatcaaatcaagcgatgtccaagtcgatctatttgtttaaaacgttaaatatttttaatattggtatgataataacttatgtaataacttaagacagaaggtccttcaagtagacactaaatagattaaccgacttggtattacatggatctcacaacttttgacggtagaaagactgagctgcgagacttgggttttttacaggatgtttttgatgggatcgtTATGTCAATGTCAGTGTCATATGCTAACCGTCAAAAGGTCACCACaggtataaattaaataactatttcaaAGAGTATAAAATAAGGCTATATTCACTTTCAACCGGCCTATTTGGAACTCATTAGGGAGGCCTATATTTATGTGCATTATGGCTGAattggctgatatgatgatgatgatgatccatTGAACAGGCACCAAGACTaggttttgattttattctttCACGTGACGAAATTGACGAATGGTAAACTAACTCATTGACTGACCAGAGGTCACCCGAAAATACGCTCTTAAAAAAAGGCAAAATTCTTCAAATTAGAgtataatcttaaaaaaaatataaagtaattaagtataaaagttgttttttaaataattaggttACTTAAGTATTGTTTAAAATCCCCACTATTCAGTCCATGTTTTGTCTATGAATATTCCAAGTGGAAAAAAAGTGAAGACGCCAACTGGGCTCTATGGTTTATGGCTACCTTTGGCAATTTGGAGCttgtgtcaaataaaataattattttcggaaATATCTGAATATGCTAACTAATATTCTCTAATTGTTTGTtaagtttcaatatttttcatttttatgttgatttaaACTTTCATTCGCTATAAAATGGAGTCAGATTCTGCGCTTCACGCCGAGGTACCCGATGGCGCGGAAGTGTCGCCTTTAGAAGAGAACCAAGCTGGAGATGCTATCGAAGCTTCTGAAAGTAATGTAACAAGTAACGAAGAAGCTGCTGCTGCTGAGGAATCAGGTAAAGTTGATAAGCATGTACTTTCATTGCACAGTGTAGTTGTGGTTTCCGACTTGTGTCGAACTTCGAATCTGATTAGATTTGACACCGTTATTTTGATTTGCATTTGTGTTGCTATTTCGGCTAATGTAATAGCGGTAAAAACTGCATTTAAAGTTTTAGTACGCATGATTTGTTTTCGATCGTCAAATAAATAAGAACGAATACCATTGTAGCTACAAATGGAGGGCCTACTAGCAGCAGTGATGGCTTGGATATTGATGCTGCAGCCCAGTTAGCTGAAGGTGATGATGGTGAACAGCATGCCGAGCAAGGTAATTAGTCAcatcttttgtatttttaccGTTACCGGTCAAAATATTCAGGCACTTTAACTTTGAAACAGACAggaaaaaactattattatgaaATCACCATTACAATTATAGAATAAATTGCCAATATTatacaaaagttagttttgtcTACatctatattatgtaatatataattatcATAGTTGTTAATATGTTAGCTTTTTTGTTTTGGTGCTTTTTTTTTGCATGTTTGTAAGAGAAAATGTTATTTGTAGCAAATCCTGAAGCAGAGGCTGAAGAAGAGATGGATATTGATGATACCACCACGGGAACTGTAGCAGATGAATCAGCGTACATTGGAGACAACTGTCTATCTACACCTgtaagaaatgtttttattgaaaagttCTACCTACGTAATTACAATGgaactaattaataaatataccaCAACATTGCATACacttaaatacttacttttcttctttatttatcCAGGATACTGAGAGCCAGTTAGACCCGATGATGAAAGAACAGAGTTTAGACGAAGCTGAAGGTATGGCAGGAGCTGCTGAAGAGTCTCCAGACCAGTCCATTAGTTCCGCAATGCCTACTGACAGTGGTGTTGGTGAGGGTGACGGTGCTCCAATTGTGCAAGATGGTAAGTTTAGGTATTACTTGTGGAGAATGAATTTAAAGATGTAGTTACTAAAATTAGGAAatgtatatacattttttttatggtaaagtTGAAGTTGACCGTAATGTATGAAAaggtaacaaatatatttagcaGTTCCCTCTATCAATGAGTAGGGGATGTAGGaatgaataaaaagtaaaaaaaagtatctacTTTTGCTTGTTTCATGTGTATTAGTATTCTGTTTTCTCTGTCTACTACAATATGTGTAACAAATACCAGTGGTTTATGTAAGTTTAAATTTGCAGATGAATCTAGCACCATGGACGAAGATATGGGAGGTGGGGAGGGTGTTGCCAGTAGTGATGATGTCAATGACATTAGCAGTGCTGCTCAGGATGTTCTCAGCACAGGCATTAGGTAGGAGCATCTTATTAGTTGCTTGTTCAAATAATAGCAAACGGAAAATgcatgtaattttttattttcctcaGTTCAAGCACAGCCGAGGGTGGTGCTGATATAACTAGCAGTGGACAAACAGAAGCTCCTCTTATTTCCTCCACAGCCAATGGACCAGCAGTACTGCACTCTTTCTCTCTTGCAACACAACAGCAGCCCAATGAGTTAGTATTATATCTATGGAAATCTGTACCTTAAGTATTTGTTGTGAAAACAGATTTTTACTAAGTGGTTAtggaatgtttatttatgttttgtcataaatattgtattttaaaatcttatgTAATTAGAAAATACTAATAGTCTCAAATAAATGTTCCAGATTCAGTGATGCCGACACATCAGAGATGGAGGGTGCTGCTGATACTATGCCTACAGTCAGTGAATCAATGCCTTTGCTCACCATGACTGCTAATGGCTCGGAATTACTCTCACCTACTATGTTACCTGGTAATTTGTTGCAATATCCTATTTAAAAAGAGATATATTGCTAATATTTTCCTAATTTCAAagtatatatttgttatttctcTGTATTCTATTCATCCATGATGGTTCTGTAGATGAGTGTGAGATTgatttgtgtgtgtgtaggcGAGGAGGGTGGCGCAGGTGTGTCGTCGTCGGTGGCGGCGGAGGGCGCGGCGGGCGAGGCGGCGGGCGACGCGGAGGGCGCCGTGAGCAGCTCGGGGCCCGTGGCGGgggccgcgcccgcgccgccgctgccgcctaCCGACGCCGCGCACGCGCTGGCCACGCTGGCCAGCGCCGCGCTGCACCACCAACATGACCAGGTACAGATATACTTATATGGGTACTCATGATTTACACTCGCAAACCATAAATATAGCTTCCTTTAACCATAGTATTAGTATCAAAATTGTTTCACAAAATGTATCATCTACAGTTTAAAGTACGACGACACCTTAGCAAGCTCTAGTCAACCACTTATTCCATTCTGATGTTCAAACTTGAGTACCCAGAAACTCGGCACTGAATTTTTTGGTAAgacttctataaatattttcaggCAGAGCAAGAAGAGCCAAAACAACATGATGAGGATGCATGGTACACTGTTGGAATTGTTAAAGGAAACACATTTacggtaattatttattattttattgatccTTATTACTTACATGTAGATTTTGCattaatgtatgttttttttaatcacaggttcaaaattatatttcggACCCCAATGTGGATTTGTCCAATTTATCGCTAGATAATCTACCAGACCTAACCGGCCTACCCACTACGCCGCTCGAGCATGGTACTGCTTACAAATTCAGAATTGCTGCAATTAATTCCTGTGGACGTGGTGAATTCAGTGAAGTGAGTAGAGTACTATCAAGtctataaaattttgaaatattaaagtttaactACTCTTAGGTTCATGTAGTTTACACCTCGATAATTgaatcaattatttttgtaggaaTCTGCATTTAAGACTTGCTTACCTGGTTTCCCTGGTGCACCATCTGCcatcaaaatatcaaaatcagTTGAGGGAGCACATCTGTCGTGGGAACCACCGCAAGTGGCCGCAGAAGGCATATTCGAATACTCAGTGTATCTAGCCGTGCGATCAACTACACCATCTAAGGTAAATTCATTTGTATACTTGGTACTTTCTATATTGTATCAATTAATTATCATTGTTCAAATTATTAACAAAGAAATTCTATGCTTTTAGGAACCCACGAAATCACAACTCGCGTTTGTGCGTGTATACTGCGGCAAGGCCAACACTTGCGTGGTGCCGCAGGCGTCCCTCAGCGCGGCGCACGTCGACTCCTCCACTAAACCAGCGATCATATTCCGCATCGCCGCGCGAAAC
The genomic region above belongs to Spodoptera frugiperda isolate SF20-4 chromosome 12, AGI-APGP_CSIRO_Sfru_2.0, whole genome shotgun sequence and contains:
- the LOC118262314 gene encoding host cell factor-like isoform X1 — protein: MESDSALHAEVPDGAEVSPLEENQAGDAIEASESNVTSNEEAAAAEESATNGGPTSSSDGLDIDAAAQLAEGDDGEQHAEQANPEAEAEEEMDIDDTTTGTVADESAYIGDNCLSTPDTESQLDPMMKEQSLDEAEGMAGAAEESPDQSISSAMPTDSGVGEGDGAPIVQDDESSTMDEDMGGGEGVASSDDVNDISSAAQDVLSTGISSSTAEGGADITSSGQTEAPLISSTANGPAVLHSFSLATQQQPNEFSDADTSEMEGAADTMPTVSESMPLLTMTANGSELLSPTMLPGEEGGAGVSSSVAAEGAAGEAAGDAEGAVSSSGPVAGAAPAPPLPPTDAAHALATLASAALHHQHDQAEQEEPKQHDEDAWYTVGIVKGNTFTVQNYISDPNVDLSNLSLDNLPDLTGLPTTPLEHGTAYKFRIAAINSCGRGEFSEESAFKTCLPGFPGAPSAIKISKSVEGAHLSWEPPQVAAEGIFEYSVYLAVRSTTPSKEPTKSQLAFVRVYCGKANTCVVPQASLSAAHVDSSTKPAIIFRIAARNEKGYGPATQVRWLQDIKSTGVKRTGEGRLPGASPSKQPKQMLH
- the LOC118262314 gene encoding host cell factor-like isoform X2 — translated: MESDSALHAEVPDGAEVSPLEENQAGDAIEASESNVTSNEEAAAAEESATNGGPTSSSDGLDIDAAAQLAEGDDGEQHAEQANPEAEAEEEMDIDDTTTGTVADESAYIGDNCLSTPDTESQLDPMMKEQSLDEAEGMAGAAEESPDQSISSAMPTDSGVGEGDGAPIVQDDESSTMDEDMGGGEGVASSDDVNDISSAAQDVLSTGISSSTAEGGADITSSGQTEAPLISSTANGPAVLHSFSLATQQQPNEFSDADTSEMEGAADTMPTVSESMPLLTMTANGSELLSPTMLPGEEGGAGVSSSVAAEGAAGEAAGDAEGAVSSSGPVAGAAPAPPLPPTDAAHALATLASAALHHQHDQAEQEEPKQHDEDAWYTVGIVKGNTFTVQNYISDPNVDLSNLSLDNLPDLTGLPTTPLEHGTAYKFRIAAINSCGRGEFSEESAFKTCLPGFPGAPSAIKISKSVEGAHLSWEPPQVAAEGIFEYSVYLAVRSTTPSKEPTKSQLAFVRVYCGKANTCVVPQASLSAAHVDSSTKPAIIFRIAARNEKGYGPATQVRWLQGTVAKNQTSNKSGEGGVKSSPPPPAGDC